DNA from Brassica napus cultivar Da-Ae chromosome C4, Da-Ae, whole genome shotgun sequence:
CTTATGATCGCATCTATTTCATCAAGAAAAATAGTCGCAGGAGCATGATGCCTAGCTAGATCGAACAGCACTCTAATCAACTTCTCAGAATCACCTGAAAAAATACAATCTCAAAAAAAAGCTTTACAAACTGAACAAAGAGtgcaatgttttttttaatggttgAGAGTAAAATAAAAGTGTAAAGAAGAGTTCACCTCTCCATTTGCTAACAACAGATGAAGCTGAGATGTTGAAGAACGTTGTGTTGCACTCTGTAGCAACAGCCTTTGCAAGCATAGTCTGCAGAACACAAACAAAGACTTGTTACGCAAGAAATAGGAATATTACACGTTGGAGATGGAATCATTCCACACCTTTCCGGTACCAGGTGGGCCAAAAAGAAGAATCCCTTTCCATGGAGATAGTAAACCATTAAAGTACCTGCAAAAAAAATCACAAGTTATTTGACATTTTGGCTTTATATGGTTTTAGACAGCAAAGAAGGGACATACGAGGGGTATTTGATAGGCATGACCACAGCTTCTTTGAGCAACCTTTTGGCGTTCTCTAAACCCTTGATGCTTTCCCACTTCACATTTGGGTTCCCACGGATGATATCCCTGGAAAACAAGGATTTTTACAAACCAtgaaacacacacacaccaaTTCATCACAAGACGCAAGAAGTGCACACGATGACTTGCCTGCTCAGACTCTCAGCGAGAGCACGAGTTTCTGCAGATTCAAAAGGTGGGAACATTGACTTTTTCCTGCAGAAAGAAACATTAAAGTGCTTATGCTAACCATTCCTTAGATCCCAATCCCATAAGTAGAAAAGCAAAAAGGAAATAAAGATCTTACGGCTTCGGCTTCTCGCGGATACCATTGGCTAAGCTAGTGTTACCCTCCTGCAAAATCATCACAAAGTCCAAAACTTTTTGAGTCATCTTAGGACAAAAGAACACAACAGAGAGTACTTCTCTAAGGTTTAAAGAAAAGGCTAAAAAAAAGGTCACCTGAGCTGGATTGGTGGCGACTTGAGAAgcatcttcttccttgttgctggatgaTCCATCATCTTCTGGCTTTGATTCTTGTGGCTCTTCAGGCAGCTTCTTCCTCCCAAACTTGGCATCATAAAACGTTTTAAACTCCTAATAAatacatacatttttttttcttgaaaaaaatcgATTAATCCTCAAAGCTCACGCCTTTGACTGTAGTAGAGAAATCGAAACGGGATCCTTGTTCACTCACTCACTAGGCTACTACAACCAGATTtcatctaaattttaaaaatttcctCGGTTTCTCcggtgatttaaaaaaaaaaaaaaacagtttttgtttaaaaagtcTAAAGCGACATTGAAGAGTTTGACTTCGATTTACTACAAATATTCAGTGATCATTTTTGTCCTTGTCCTAAACGTAAGGAATGCGAGTTAaggtgagagagagaagaacaGAGTCGTCGGGGCTTACCAGGAAGCTCCAGCGAGTGAGAGAAGGCTCATCGGTCGTCATCGTTGATGGATCTCAAAAGCtcaggaggagaagaagaagaaactaagagagaagagaagagaggacaAGAAGCAAATATCTCTCTATGTTCTTGTCCGATCGTTGTGGAGAGTTGAACAAAACCATTACATCACCAAACAAGCAAGCACGTGATTCACAGTTGGACACtacttaaattaaattatattcaacatatataaatctgtaaattattattatagaataaataaataattaaatttgccAAATTATTAgagattcttttcttttttccagTATGGTTTTTTAACATCCACGCAAAATACTCTCTGtttcaatattttcaatatactcaatgttttagagaaattttgttGTTTCATAATAGATAAAGTTTGcacaaatttatataattttaactttatcaaaaactatGTAActaattgaatttttattatttttatttatagttaaATAAAGTAATTTTATATTACAATTTAATGATatgtttgataaaaataatttttttaaaatatttgtatattggAGTAAAACATCAAGTAATAAGAAACAAATGGAGTATTAAGTTGtcctttaaaaaataaaacatgaatcTGACCTAAGTAGGGCAGACTGTTAGGACGTGCTTGCTAGTAGACTAGTAGTGGTTACCTCTTTCTCCTTTTGTTTTTGATGTCATTGCCATTTACCATACCAAACAACGATACCAGGATACCAATACAATACGGATACGATGAAATCAACAATGTAATAAATCCAGATATTATATAATCTCAATGTCCTCATAATAACAGCAGAAGTGTCCGGCTTCGATACCAGAAGTtgtccacaaaaaaaaagtgttcgGCTTCGATAATTTGCTTTGGGCTTTCAGATTTAGGATTTGAAGCCTGATTAAATGCTTCTCGACCCACGAAATGATGTCTAGTTAGGCTTGTGTATATGGGCCTcagcaaaaagaaacaaagaaagacTTTTAAGATGGTgtgaaaacaaattttcatgttatctaagaaaataagaaatgttataaaaaagaactgtgaaattttattgtatcgcatGAATTTAAATAAGGGAAAAATTTTATACCAGTAGAAATAATAACActgatatagagagagagagtttcttaTTGAGGGAGAAGAGAAGTGTTTTAGGTATGATTTATAAACGGTCGaatcgatcgtttatatagaagttaAAAAGTATGATTCACTGtacaaatagtgcagcgggctccacatctttttatattttcaacgaaAGTGGCTgctttcataacactcccccttggggaccggtgtcactatccattctcgcttaacgtctttgttgcctcgttaaaaacttttctcgtaaaacccaatgggaaaaaccatagtaaggtaaaaagagtacaaccacgtaaGTTCTCCCTCGAATaaacagtcatagatccttctgatgacgcatttcaatgttatggatgtgttttctgaataccgaggtagggaggaattttgtgaagaggtcggctgcattgtcgcatgatcaaacatatcttacttcaatctctttattcttctcgagctcttgcgtgtatgagaagaacttcggaggtatatgtttggttctatcgcttttgatatatcattccttcgtttgagcaacacatgctgcgttatcttcatatagaatagttgactccgtattttcgtcaatcccactgcttgaacagatgtgtcggcttattgatcttagccatacacattctctacttgcttcatggagtgaaatgatctcagcatgatttgaagaagtagcaacaagtgtttgcttctgagaacgccaagatatggtggtgcctccaattgtaaaaacatatcatgtttgggatcgagctttgtgtggatctgacaaataacctgcatctgcaaaaccaatcatttgaccttttgaacttttaggataaaacaagcctaaatcagttgttccttgaaggtaacgaaagacatgtttaattccattccaatgtcttcgcgtaggagacgaactgaatctcgctaaaagattaatGGCAAAAGATATATTAGGTCGACTACAATTTTcaagatacataagagctccaattgcacttaaatATGGAGTTTCGggaccaagtatttcttcatttttcttaGATGGTCGAAACagatcattttcaacattaagtgatctaacgaccatcgggtgCTAAaaggagttgctttatccatgttaaagcgtttcaatactcgtttggtatatgtagactggtgtacaaatatacccttttgagaatgctcaatttgtaattctagacaatattttgtctgcccgagatctttcatctcaaattctcctttcagatagtttgatgccttttggatttcgtttagagttccaataatattaagatcatcaacttacaccgcgattatcacaaatcctgatggtttttttctttatgaaaacacaagggcatataggatcattcgtgtatccttcttttgttaagtgttcgctgagacgattataccacattcgtccagattgttttaacccatataatgatctttgcaattttattgcacataaatctttaggtttggaacttaacgtttctggcattttaaatccatctgggattctcatatagatatcagtatctaatgatccatataaatatgccgtaacgacatccatgagacgcatttctaaattttcattggccgctaggctcatcaggaatctaaatgtgattgcgtccataacaggagaataagttttctcataatcaattcctggcctttgagagaaaccttgggctacgagatgagctttgtatcttgtaatctcgtttttctcatttctttttcggacaaacacccatttgtacccaacaggttttatatctttgggtgtgagcacaataggtccgaatacgtttcgtttgttaagcgaatctagTTCGACTTGGATcgcatctttccattttatccagtcatgtctcttttgacattcatatacagactttggttctggatctttgttttcttcatttatttcctttgctaaaaggtatgagaaaacgtcatcaatatcatccatctcattttgttttcatatctttccattatggatgtaatagaaatctcatgatttccttcagattcaagatgctttatattgtcgttagattcacaattttcttagtccaaaatattttctgttattttgggagtatcatgcttttcacatttcttacgttttctaggaagtttatcctttgaaccaataggtctaccgcgctttaaacgtgttcttgattcacgtgtatcaactgccgttccaccgttttgtggtatttcaatacgagcaggagtatttgcagctggtatatgtgatttagtcaccattttggtatcagcaaatgcatcaggtagctgatttgctatattttgtaaatgcatgatacgtcgaacttctagttctgactgtttcgtaggaggatcaaggtgtaataacgatggtacaccccatttgattttttttttcctatttgtttattgtctccccctagagttgggaattctttctcattgaaatgacaatcggcaaatcgtgccgtaaacacatcaccagtttgtggttctagatatcttattattgatggagaatcatagccaatatatattcccaaccgtctttgcggtcccatctttgtacgttgcggtggtgctattggaatataaaccgcacaaccaaagatttttagatgagagatatttggttcttttccaaatgctaactgtattggggaatatctatggtatgcacttggtcttatccggattagtgcttctgcatgcaaaatagcatgtccccatacagaggttggaagttttgatctcatgatcaatggccttgcaattagttgcagccatttaattaatgattctgccaaaccattttgtgtatgaaaaTGAGCAACAAaatgctctacttcaatccctgataccatacaataatcattaaaagcttgggatgtgaattcaccagcgttatctaatctaactcttttaattggataatccgagaactgtgctcttaatttgatcatctgagttagaaatctcgcaaatggcatgtttcgagatgataacaaacaaacatgtgaccatctattcgatgcatcgattaataccataaagtagtagaatggtccacacggtggatgtattggtccacaaatatcaccttggattctttccaaaaactttggtgattctttgtcaattttggttggtgatggtcttatgattaatttcccaagagcacacgcatcacatgtcattttattactttggtatatatct
Protein-coding regions in this window:
- the LOC106396489 gene encoding katanin p60 ATPase-containing subunit A-like 2 isoform X1; amino-acid sequence: MTTDEPSLTRWSFLEFKTFYDAKFGRKKLPEEPQESKPEDDGSSSNKEEDASQVATNPAQEGNTSLANGIREKPKPKKSMFPPFESAETRALAESLSRDIIRGNPNVKWESIKGLENAKRLLKEAVVMPIKYPSYFNGLLSPWKGILLFGPPGTGKTMLAKAVATECNTTFFNISASSVVSKWRGDSEKLIRVLFDLARHHAPATIFLDEIDAIISQRGGEGRSEHEASRRLKTELLIQMDGLQKTNELVFVLAATNLPWELDAAMLRRLEKRILVPLPDPEARRGMFEMLLPSQPGDEPLPHDVLVEKSEGYSGSDIRILCKEAAMQPLRRTLASLEDTEEIVPEDELPKVGPILPEDIDRALSNTRPSAHLHAHLYDKFNDDYGSQILK
- the LOC106396489 gene encoding katanin p60 ATPase-containing subunit A-like 2 isoform X2; amino-acid sequence: MTTDEPSLTRWSFLFGRKKLPEEPQESKPEDDGSSSNKEEDASQVATNPAQEGNTSLANGIREKPKPKKSMFPPFESAETRALAESLSRDIIRGNPNVKWESIKGLENAKRLLKEAVVMPIKYPSYFNGLLSPWKGILLFGPPGTGKTMLAKAVATECNTTFFNISASSVVSKWRGDSEKLIRVLFDLARHHAPATIFLDEIDAIISQRGGEGRSEHEASRRLKTELLIQMDGLQKTNELVFVLAATNLPWELDAAMLRRLEKRILVPLPDPEARRGMFEMLLPSQPGDEPLPHDVLVEKSEGYSGSDIRILCKEAAMQPLRRTLASLEDTEEIVPEDELPKVGPILPEDIDRALSNTRPSAHLHAHLYDKFNDDYGSQILK